In a genomic window of Meleagris gallopavo isolate NT-WF06-2002-E0010 breed Aviagen turkey brand Nicholas breeding stock chromosome 1, Turkey_5.1, whole genome shotgun sequence:
- the LOC109364928 gene encoding signaling mucin HKR1-like isoform X1, whose amino-acid sequence MGAPSPLASPASSVMGAPSPSVSPALSSSKSPIVGAPSPLPSLALSIAGAPPPLSFTALSLQEHNLCCPCQCHRSWERTLLLLLQHRPSREPCLMLLSQLLFQVHLPSASPALSTVGAPSPLASQAWSIAEAPSPASPTMSVVGAMPRVALSDSSAIGRPHPAVSSALITRKVMCPTASPAQPIAGIPSPVKPLASYFWSAPCPAPPLALSFWCASSPEAPLALSFWCTPSTALPLTLSIRFICLLLHQRCPPWERPLLRLHKHGPSWEHPLLLLQQRPSWSLVMYLAWPFW is encoded by the exons ATGGGAGCGCCCTCTCCTTTGGCTTCTCCAGCATCGTCTGTCATGGGAGCGCCCTCTCCTTCAGTTTCTCCAGCGTTGTCTTCTTCAAAGTCGCCCATAGTGGGAGCGCCCTCTCCATTGCCCTCTTTAGCACTGTCCATTGCCGGAGCACCCCCTCCATTGTCCTTTACAGCGTTGTCATTGCAGGAACACAATCTGTGTTGCCCTTGCCAGTGTCATAGATCGTGGGAGCGCACTCTCCTTCTGCTACTGCAACATCGCCCGTCAAGGGAGCCATGCCTCATGCTgctttctcagctgctttttcaggttcatctgccttctgcttctccagCGTTGTCCACCGTGGGAGCGCCCTCTCCTTTGGCTTCTCAAGCATGGTCCATCGCGGAAGCACCCTCTCCTGCTTCTCCAACAATGTCCGTCGTGGGAGCGATGCCTCGTGTTGCTTTATCAGATTCATCCGCCATTGGAAGACCACATCCTGCTGTGTCCTCAGCTTTGATCACCAGGAAAGTTATGTGCCCAACTGCTTCACCAGCACAGCCTATCGCAGGCATTCCATCTCCTGTGAAGCCTCTAGCATCATACTTCTGGAGTGCGCCCTGTCCAGCACCGCCACTAGCATTGTCGTTCTGGTGTGCATCATCTCCTGAAGCGCCTCTTGCATTGTCCTTCTGGTGTACGCCATCTACAGCATTGCCTTTAACATTGTCCATCAG GTTCATCTGCCTTCTGCTTCACCAGCGTTGTCCGCCATGGGAGCGCCCTCTACTTCGGCTTCACAAGCATGGTCCATCGTGGGAGCACCCTCTACTGCTACTCCAACAACGCCCGTCGTGGTCTCTGGTAATGTATCTTGCCTGGCCCTTCTGGTGA
- the LOC109364928 gene encoding signaling mucin HKR1-like isoform X2 has product MLLFQVHLPSASPALSTVGAPSPLASQAWSIAEAPSPASPTMSVVGAMPRVALSDSSAIGRPHPAVSSALITRKVMCPTASPAQPIAGIPSPVKPLASYFWSAPCPAPPLALSFWCASSPEAPLALSFWCTPSTALPLTLSIRFICLLLHQRCPPWERPLLRLHKHGPSWEHPLLLLQQRPSWSLVMYLAWPFW; this is encoded by the exons ATG ctgctttttcaggttcatctgccttctgcttctccagCGTTGTCCACCGTGGGAGCGCCCTCTCCTTTGGCTTCTCAAGCATGGTCCATCGCGGAAGCACCCTCTCCTGCTTCTCCAACAATGTCCGTCGTGGGAGCGATGCCTCGTGTTGCTTTATCAGATTCATCCGCCATTGGAAGACCACATCCTGCTGTGTCCTCAGCTTTGATCACCAGGAAAGTTATGTGCCCAACTGCTTCACCAGCACAGCCTATCGCAGGCATTCCATCTCCTGTGAAGCCTCTAGCATCATACTTCTGGAGTGCGCCCTGTCCAGCACCGCCACTAGCATTGTCGTTCTGGTGTGCATCATCTCCTGAAGCGCCTCTTGCATTGTCCTTCTGGTGTACGCCATCTACAGCATTGCCTTTAACATTGTCCATCAG GTTCATCTGCCTTCTGCTTCACCAGCGTTGTCCGCCATGGGAGCGCCCTCTACTTCGGCTTCACAAGCATGGTCCATCGTGGGAGCACCCTCTACTGCTACTCCAACAACGCCCGTCGTGGTCTCTGGTAATGTATCTTGCCTGGCCCTTCTGGTGA